The Toxoplasma gondii ME49 chromosome III, whole genome shotgun sequence genome includes a window with the following:
- the PBGS gene encoding parasite porphobilinogen synthase PBGS (encoded by transcript TGME49_253900~Gene product name based on ToxoDB Community Expert Annotation. PMID 20442414.~Signal peptide predicted by SignalP 2.0 HMM (probability 0.990) with cleavage site probability 0.789 at residue 26) translates to MRPLSLFFRLSFLLFVLLFPSPSVDALLQSSSVAGSFPTPASVASSGRSVSPHNALYVHSRTEATAGLPSGASLAITLNGESEEPRRNGARRKGSKSLGFLVAPPLSRSCTTEQTGELFSGGAKVRGLNVQVTASPVGRELASSLRSRASEPEIRQLAASPIFGAPKPFSSCPCSSSSRSSCAAHPSALLPEVCSFVSRRGARRNLGAQRGRGPGARGQRLGAAAGPTPVGKGTPGGAKGQFRGGMSAQKGAVHQEPLRGRLEEDEEEEDEFEDDEFDDEDEGEDEGEDEEYDEEDDEDYDPMTPRGPLDNNNYGEVWLPIQARPRRNRKNRAVRQLVQENLVKPSSLIYPLFVHDEETSVPIPSMPGQSRLSMEDLLKEVGEARSYGIKAFMLFPKVDDELKSVMAEESYNPDGLLPRAIMALKEAFPDVLLLADVALDPYSSMGHDGVVDEQSGKIVNDLTVHQLCKQAITLARAGADMVCPSDMMDGRVSAIRESLDMEGCTDTSILAYSCKYASSFYGPFRDALDSHMVGGTDKKTYQMDPSNSREAEREAEADASEGADMLMVKPGLPYLDVLAKIREKSKLPMVAYHVSGEYAMLKAAAEKGYISEKDTVLEVLKSFRRAGADAVATYYAKEAAKWMVEDMKGTQKFTEPCY, encoded by the exons atgcgtcctctctcgcttttcttccgactttccttcctcttgttcgtccttctcttcccgtctccctctgtcgACGCGCTCCTCCAGTCTTCCTCAGTCGCGGGTTCCTTTCCTACGCCAGCTTCGGTGGCTTCTTCCggtcgttctgtctcgccgcaCAACgcgctgtacgtacactccaGGACTGAGGCGACTGCGGGGCTGCCCTCCGGAGCTTCTCTCGCTATCACCCTGAATggggaaagcgaagaacCACGTAGAAATGGTGCAAGGAGGAAGGGATCTAAGTCCCTAGGTTTCCTCGTCGCGCCTCCTCTTTCGCGGAGCTGTACCACGGAGCAG ACCGGAGAGCTTTTCTCCGGAGGAGCGAAGGTTCGCGGGTTAAATGTCCAGGTCACTGCGTCGCCCGTCGGTCGCgaactcgcttcttctctccggtcGCGTGCATCGGAACCTGAAATTCGACAACTCGCTGCGTCGCCG ATCTTCGGTGCTCCCAAgccgttctcttcctgtccgtgttcgtcctcgtctcgttcctcttGTGCTGCGCATCCTAGTGCGCTGCTGCCTGAGGTCTGTTCCTTCGTGTCTCGCCGCGGAGCCCGAAGAAATCTCGGAGCCCAACGCGGTCGCGGGCCTGGGGCGCGGGGCCAGCGCCTCGGGGCCGCGGCGGGTCCGACGCCGGTGGGGAAGGGAACACCCGGCGGGGCGAAGGGTCAGTTCAGAGGCGGGATGAGTGCGCAGAAGGGAGCGGTGCATCAAGAGCCGCTCCGAGGCCGCcttgaggaagacgaagaggaagaggacgagttCGAAGACGATGAGTTCgatgacgaagacgagggcgaagacgagggcgaagacgaggaataCGATGAGGAGGATGATGAGGACTACGATCCGATGACGCCACGGGGGCCCCTCGACAACAACAACTACGGCGAGGTCTGGCTTCCCATTCAAGCACGCCCTCGAAGAAACCGGAAAAACCGCGCCGTTCGCCAACTCGTCCAGGAAAACCTCGTCAAACCTTCGAGTCTCATCTATCCTCTTTTTGTCCACGACGAA GAAACGAGTGTGCCGATTCCCTCGATGCCTGGCCAAAGTCGTCTGAGCATGGAAGATCTGTTGAAGGAGGTGGGCGAGGCCCGAAGCTACGGCATCAAAGCGTTCATGCTCTTCCCGAAAGTCGATGACGAACTCAAATCAGTCATGG CCGAAGAAAGCTACAATCCGGACGGCCTCTTGCCTCGCGCCATAATGGCTCTGAAGGAAGCTTTCCCAGATGTCCTTCTCCTGGCAGATGTGGCTCTTGACCCATACAGCTCTATGGGTCACGATGGCGTTGTCGATGAACAAAGCGGAAAGATCGTAAACGATCTTACTGTTCACCAGCTGTGCAAACAG GCGATTACGCTTGCGCGCGCAGGGGCAGATATGGTGTGTCCGAGTGATATGATGGACGGACGTGTGTCGGCGATTCGGGAGTCTCTCGACATGGAAGGTTGCACAGACACCAGCATTCTCGCCTACTCCTGCAAATACGCCTCCTCGTTCTATGGCCCGTTCCGCGATGCTCTGGACTCACACATGGTTGGCGGcacagacaagaaaacaTATCAGATGGACCCGTCGAACTcccgcgaagcagagagagaagccgaagcaG ACGCCTCTGAAGGCGCGGACATGCTGATGGTGAAGCCGGGGCTCCCGTATCTGGATGTATTGGCAAAGATTCGCGAGAAGTCGAAACTGCCCATGGTGGCTTACCACGTTTCGGGAGAATATGCTATGCTCAAAGCCGCGGCGGAGAAGGGCTACATCAGTGAGAAGGATACGGTCCTGGAAGTCCTCAAGAGCTTCCGACGCGCGGGTGCAGACGCCGTGGCCACCTACTACGCCAAAGAGGCGGCCAAATGGATGGTCGAGGACATGAAAGGAACGCAGAAGTTTACAGAACCCTGCTACTAA
- a CDS encoding hypothetical protein (encoded by transcript TGME49_253910), translating into MAADFPHSLDLRELPRARPSARRTPRLSGRWAAACRLPRVEVVSASASVGSGVNPFAFNPGVSPPNPFLSVIAAGVNGDALSAEAATAAPFLAVPGGQRRTTSSVSTPSSPRFLQPDRATDSAHDAGKFPGDSVSGVIAGPAKRRRSVHVDGSVQASGSTGSTFSGFRSASLRGAEAFDFSALASADFPSSLTSVSRTHQEKNAFSEVPGDVGSSAAGPSEKLSAGQGGGNYQTFSVVVSSSTEEPKKPPVYIDSGCYSLCYHTSMTMPPPALSLGSLPTPVLDKDREARRRRKACMSVLRSVQSSLGSTPESSPSLRPLPDPQGEAVSAFSTPPVALPSPPPAVRQPFFPSAFQTASGVSSSLCPSWSSHARRCSVASTSSHRSSHADEPVANKGDRERALWPSLCHPGAGDSDASSSPESPASPTTFSPQQLRLRPDWFSPCTLGTLIGACVHAYDELRAAFPPPEPAPRVCLLSLPALYAQLPPHLKTGAVLLDAEALALGSSSAFFPIECSQCVVGEGKRGAAGPEAEETEVNDGMTDMSSQDAGDKRPELPAHLHGQFDIIVCDTKTVTVAALENTAACIRALCRRRTPKTLSLGPQESNSVDAAAEALSGLSLHGRGAAAAAPCRGSSVLPPFCRVLMISTCLLSPVVDDLLGLHQSPFQPYVPSSALSSLQLQCIYSNFSTFPGLQKHNTVDFSTRVRVKSTASRPQNDSGAFSGSAFAVEPTSGRQESLEGSHGSILCGDAMVARALVLQSEEEQRSSCRAQESGTADLCSDSPSEHSAEIQESERQEARLLSEFNRLQLHGCPVAQASAADRQCGSSSFLSLQSVQPGSSVVSAEPPGPGRSKACRGITMRSADDPTDDGIDYELECGSHFGMVAHEL; encoded by the coding sequence GGTGAATCCTTTCGCCTTCAATCCAGGCGTTTCTCCGCCCAatccgtttctgtctgtgaTCGCTGCTGGGGTAAATGGAGACGCACTCTCCGCAGAGGCGGCGACAGCTGCccctttcctcgctgtccCGGGAGGCCAGCGTCGCACCACTTCCTCGGTTTCGACCCCGTCGTCGCCCAGGTTCCTACAGCCAGACCGCGCCACAGACAGTGCTCATGATGCTGGAAAATTTCCAGGCGATTCTGTCTCAGGTGTCATCGCTGGCCCTGCCAAGAGACGCCGCAGCGTCCACGTGGACGGAAGTGTACAGGCTTCCGGCAGCACTGGAAGCACGTTTTCCGGCTTCCGGAGTGCGTCGTTGCGCGGGGCGGAAGCCTTTGATTTCTCGGCTCTCGCGTCAGCGgactttccttcctctctcactTCTGTTTCGCGGACTCATCAGGAAAAAAATGCCTTTTCGGAGGTGCCGGGTGACGTGGGAAGCTCGGCCGCGGGCCCGAGTGAGAAGCTCTCCGCTGGACAGGGCGGTGGCAACTATCAGACCTTCTCTGTGGTTGTTTCCTCGTCCACAGAGGAACCGAAGAAACCACCAGTGTACATCGACAGCGGCTGTTACTCACTGTGCTACCACACGTCGATGACCATGCCTCCTCCGGCACTCTCCCTGGGTTCGCTGCCGACGCCTGTTTTGGACAAGGACCGCGAggcgcgacgaagaaggaaagcgtGCATGTCGGTCCTCCGCTCTGTCCAGTCTTCTCTGGGCTCCACTCCAGAAAGCTCCCCGAgtctgcgtcctctgccGGACCCGCAGGGTGAAGCGGTGTCGGCCTTCTCGACTCCGCCAGTGGCTCTGCcctcgccgccgcctgcAGTCCGGCagcctttcttcccctctgccTTCCAGACGGCTTCGGGCGTCTCTTCGTCCCTGTGCCCGAGCTGGAGTTCGCATGCACGGCGCTGCAGCGTGGCGTCGACCTCCTCGCACCGCAGCAGCCACGCCGATGAGCCGGTCGCgaacaaaggagacagagagcgagccCTCTGGCCGTCGCTCTGCCATCCGGGGGCcggcgacagcgacgcgtcttcttctccagagtcCCCCGCGTCGCCAACAACGTTTTCACCGCAGCAACTTCGCTTGCGCCCCGACTGGTTCTCTCCCTGTACTCTTGGGACGTTGATCGGGgcctgcgtgcatgcgtacGATGAACTTCGTGCTGCCTTTCCACCCCCAGAACCCGCGcctcgcgtctgcctcctctcgctACCCGCCCTGTACGCACAGCTGCCGCCCCACTTAAAGACTGGCGCCGTTCTTCTGGACGCCGAGGCCCTGGCGCtcggctcttcctcggccttctTCCCCATTGAGTGTTCCCAGTGTGTAGTCGGAGAGGGGAAGCGTGGCGCAGCGGGTCCagaggccgaggagacagaagtgaACGACGGGATGACTGACATGTCTTCGCAGGACGCCGGGGACAAGCGGCCGGAACTACCGGCGCATCTGCACGGCCAATTCGACATCATTGTCTGCGATACGAAAACAGTCACGGTGGCGGCTCTGGAGAACACGGCCGCATGCATACGAGCCCTCTGTCGTCGCCGGACTCCAAAGACCTTAAGTTTAGGGCCGCAAGAGAGCAACAGCGTGGACGCCGCAGCCGAAGCACTCAGTGGGTTGTCTCTACACGGCCGAGGCGCGGCAGCGGCTGCGCCTTGCAGAGGATCTTCCGTGTTGCCCCCCTTTTGCCGAGTTCTCATGATTTCCACTTGCCTGCTGTCGCCAGTGGTGGACGACCTTCTGGGTTTGCACCAGTCGCCTTTTCAGCCGTACGTACCCTCCTCCgcactctcgtcgcttcagCTCCAGTGCATCTACAGCAACTTCTCGACGTTTCCTGGCCTTCAGAAACACAACACGGTGGATTTTTCAACTCGTGTGCGAGTCAAGTCGACAGCATCTCGTCCGCAAAACGACTCCGGGGCTTTTTCAGGTAGCGCGTTTGCCGTCGAACCGACCTCTGGGAGACAGGAATCTCTCGAAGGAAGCCACGGGTCGATTCTGTGCGGTGACGCCATGGTTGCGCGGGCTCTCGTGCTTCAGtcggaggaagagcagcGGTCGTCGTGCCGCGCCCAGGAAAGCGGGACGGCGGATCTTTGCTCGGACAGCCCGTCGGAACATTCCGCAGAGATACAGGAGtcggagagacaagaagcacGACTGCTGTCCGAATTCAACAGGCTCCAGCTTCACGGCTGTCCCGTGGCGCAGGCGAGTGCCGCTGACCGACAGTGCGGTTCTTCCAGTTTCCTGTCGCTCCAGAGTGTGCAACCTGGGAGTTCGGTTGTGTCGGCAGAGCCACCAGGTCCTGGACGCAGCAAAGCGTGTCGCGGAATCACGATGCGTTCGGCCGATGACCCGACTGACGACGGCATTGATTACGAGCTAGAATGCGGGAGTCACTTTGGAATGGTAGCCCACGAGCTTTAG